In a single window of the Streptomyces sp. NBC_00353 genome:
- a CDS encoding ATP-binding protein, producing the protein MPPYQPSADWQYEIPTTGSKRLPPAARYVESLTHQGYGFEAAIADLVDNSIDAGARNVVVSFLRDDDRLAGLLVVDDGCGMNDEALDTAMTVGGREGYAASALGHFGAGLKAASLSHADSLTVISRTKKSPSTGRRWLTARAQADFTCDVVDPRYCQDLVDRYDGVVEWHGTIVRWDRVRAFDTVTTGQADRFLNDAIEKLETHLGLYLHRFLAREDFNIDIVVEDVRTKEELDHRGVEPIDPFGYRIPGRSGFPRTYTAPVEGVGKVALTAHIWPPKSPLVSFRGIGPFSERQGFYIYRNDRLVQAGGWNSTRSAEGHLALARIAVDLPTEPNDVFSLTVKKDGVTVTPAFARGLEQATDDRGQTFATYLQEAETTYREAARRATEPQRKAVLPAGKGLDPKLRRALRDELPELEGEDAITFRWDTLPSEVFFELDRDEREVKLNKEYRQAFNGGRRGGLNDAPVVKSMLYLMVNEIFQKERVRAVHTDNVALWNSVLVTAARCELAR; encoded by the coding sequence ATGCCGCCTTATCAGCCTTCTGCCGACTGGCAGTACGAGATCCCGACGACCGGCAGCAAGCGGCTGCCGCCTGCCGCCCGGTACGTCGAATCGCTGACGCACCAGGGCTACGGCTTCGAAGCCGCCATCGCCGACCTCGTCGACAACTCCATCGACGCGGGCGCCCGTAACGTCGTCGTCAGTTTCCTCCGGGACGACGACCGCCTCGCCGGCCTCCTTGTCGTCGACGACGGGTGCGGCATGAACGACGAGGCCCTGGACACCGCAATGACGGTCGGCGGCCGCGAGGGATACGCGGCAAGCGCGCTCGGCCACTTCGGGGCGGGCCTCAAGGCCGCCTCCCTCTCGCACGCCGATTCGCTGACCGTCATCAGCCGCACCAAGAAGAGTCCGTCCACCGGCCGGCGCTGGCTGACGGCGCGCGCGCAGGCCGACTTCACCTGCGACGTCGTCGACCCCCGCTACTGCCAGGACCTCGTCGACCGCTACGACGGGGTCGTCGAGTGGCACGGCACGATCGTCCGCTGGGACCGGGTGCGCGCCTTCGACACCGTGACGACGGGTCAGGCCGACCGCTTCCTGAACGACGCGATCGAGAAGCTGGAGACCCACCTCGGTCTGTACCTGCACCGCTTCCTCGCCCGCGAGGACTTCAACATCGACATCGTCGTCGAGGACGTCCGGACCAAGGAGGAACTCGACCACCGCGGTGTCGAGCCGATCGACCCGTTCGGCTACCGGATACCGGGCCGGTCCGGCTTCCCCCGTACGTACACCGCACCCGTCGAGGGCGTCGGCAAGGTGGCACTGACCGCGCACATCTGGCCTCCGAAGTCACCACTGGTCAGCTTCCGCGGCATCGGTCCGTTCTCCGAACGCCAGGGCTTCTACATCTACCGCAACGACCGCCTCGTCCAGGCAGGCGGCTGGAACAGCACCCGCAGCGCCGAGGGACACCTCGCGCTGGCCCGGATAGCCGTCGACCTGCCGACCGAACCGAACGACGTCTTCAGCCTCACGGTGAAGAAGGACGGCGTGACGGTCACCCCCGCCTTCGCCCGCGGCCTCGAACAGGCCACGGACGACAGGGGCCAGACGTTCGCCACGTATCTCCAGGAAGCGGAGACGACGTACCGGGAGGCGGCCCGGCGCGCCACCGAGCCGCAGCGCAAGGCCGTCCTCCCGGCCGGCAAGGGCCTGGACCCGAAGCTGAGGCGTGCGCTGCGTGACGAACTTCCGGAGCTGGAGGGCGAGGATGCGATCACCTTTCGCTGGGACACGCTGCCGTCGGAGGTGTTCTTCGAACTCGACCGTGACGAGCGGGAGGTCAAGCTCAACAAGGAGTACCGGCAGGCCTTCAACGGGGGCCGCCGCGGCGGCCTGAACGACGCCCCGGTCGTCAAGAGCATGCTCTATCTCATGGTCAACGAGATCTTCCAGAAGGAACGGGTGCGGGCTGTCCACACCGACAACGTGGCGCTGTGGAACAGCGTCCTGGTGACAGCCGCGCGCTGCGAACTCGCGCGCTGA